Proteins from a single region of Lentimicrobium saccharophilum:
- a CDS encoding shikimate kinase, translating into MSKPVFLIGYMGSGKSTAGRKLARMLGYAFEDTDELIASMTGKTIEEIFDSEGEDAFRILEHSVIRSLAGRVNTVIATGGGAPCYFDNLSLMQRSGITVYIKLNPVSIVKRLSQSKTNRPLIKKIGHDQLLPWVTRHLEQRALFYEKAHIIFKGENPDLNELAGQIKSFRP; encoded by the coding sequence ATGTCAAAACCAGTTTTCCTGATCGGCTATATGGGCAGCGGCAAATCGACCGCCGGACGAAAACTTGCCCGAATGCTCGGATATGCATTTGAAGACACCGACGAGCTGATTGCATCGATGACCGGAAAAACCATCGAAGAGATCTTTGACAGTGAAGGAGAGGATGCATTCAGGATTCTGGAGCATTCAGTCATCAGATCGCTGGCCGGCAGGGTTAACACGGTGATTGCCACAGGAGGCGGCGCGCCTTGTTATTTCGACAATCTCAGTCTTATGCAGCGCAGCGGCATAACCGTTTATATAAAACTCAATCCTGTATCCATTGTGAAGCGGCTCTCCCAATCTAAAACTAACCGGCCGCTGATTAAGAAAATCGGCCATGACCAACTGCTACCCTGGGTAACGCGGCATCTGGAACAAAGAGCCTTATTTTATGAAAAAGCCCATATAATCTTTAAAGGAGAAAATCCGGACCTGAACGAACTTGCCGGACAGATCAAATCTTTCAGGCCTTAG